Proteins encoded together in one Lathyrus oleraceus cultivar Zhongwan6 chromosome 5, CAAS_Psat_ZW6_1.0, whole genome shotgun sequence window:
- the LOC127084224 gene encoding protein PHOSPHATE-INDUCED 1 has protein sequence MASNFQCFLKIFLLISVFHLSLAARNLNELVQDQSQLLHYHNGPLLYGKISVNLIWYGHFKPSQKAIITDFFTSISSPSSQPNQPSVSGWWKTTEKYYHLTSNKKASQLSLSLSKQILDENYSLGKSLTSKNLIELASKGDNKDSINVVLTSADVAVERFCMDRCGTHGSSYSSSVPIKGKSYKFAYIWVGNSETQCPGQCAWPFHQPIYGPQSPPLVSPNNDVGLDGMVINLASLLAGTATNPFGNGYFQGPSEAPLEAASACPGVYGKGAYPGYAGDLLVDSTTGASYNANGDNGRKYLLPALYDPSTSSCSTLV, from the coding sequence ATGGCTTCCAATTTTCAATGTTTTCTCAAAATCTTTCTTCTCATCTCTGTTTTTCATCTTTCTTTAGCTGCTAGGAATCTGAATGAGCTTGTTCAGGACCAGTCTCAGCTTCTTCACTACCACAACGGTCCTTTACTCTATGGTAAAATCTCTGTCAATCTCATTTGGTATGGCCACTTCAAACCATCCCAAAAGGCCATTATCACTGATTTCTTCACCTCAATTTCTTCTCCATCTTCACAACCCAACCAACCTTCCGTTTCCGGATGGTGGAAAACCACTGAAAAATACTATCATCTCACCTCAAACAAGAAAGCTTCACAGCTTTCTCTTTCTCTAAGTAAGCAAATTCTCGACGAGAATTACTCACTTGGAAAATCACTCACAAGCAAAAACCTTATCGAGTTAGCTTCTAAAGGAGACAACAAAGACTCCATTAACGTTGTTCTAACATCCGCTGACGTGGCTGTGGAACGCTTCTGTATGGACCGATGTGGGACTCACGgttcttcttattcttcttctgTTCCTATTAAGGGTAAGAGTTACAAATTCGCTTACATTTGGGTTGGTAATTCCGAAACACAATGTCCAGGTCAATGCGCGTGGCCATTTCACCAACCTATCTACGGGCCTCAAAGCCCACCTTTGGTTTCCCCAAACAACGACGTGGGCCTTGACGGAATGGTGATCAATTTGGCTAGTCTTTTGGCTGGAACTGCAACAAACCCTTTCGGAAATGGGTACTTTCAGGGTCCCTCTGAGGCTCCTCTTGAAGCTGCTTCTGCTTGTCCCGGTGTTTATGGTAAAGGTGCATACCCTGGTTATGCTGGTGATTTGCTTGTTGATTCGACTACTGGTGCTAGCTACAACGCAAATGGTGATAATGGAAGGAAGTATCTTCTTCCTGCTTTGTATGATCCTTCTACATCTTCTTGCTCAACTCTTGTGTGA